The sequence below is a genomic window from Rhodococcus sp. 4CII.
CGGGGTCGTGGTGTTATATGCGCCGTGACTGCAACCGACACCCCCGCCCTGACCATCTACTCCACCACCTGGTGCGGCTACTGCCGCCGCCTGAAGACGCAACTGGACGAGTCCGGCATCGGCTACGTGGAGATCGATATCGAGGACGATCCGGCGTCGGCAGAATTCGTCGGCAGCGTCAACGGCGGCAACCACGTCGTCCCCACCGTCAAGTTCGCCGACGGCAGCACCGCAACCAACCCGTCGTTGTCACAGGTCAAGAAGCTCCTCGGCGTCTAGGACGCCGACGCTGCTCCCGCCCAGGACTCGATGATGCCGCGCGCAATCGAGATCGAGCCCGGGAGCAGCAGTGGCGCGTCGCCGTCCGACGCCCAATCGCCGAGTTCGAGTGCTGTGCGCACCTCGTCCCGGGTGAACCACCGGGCCTCGGCGATCTCGCCGTCCGGGAACGTCAACGGGGCGTCGGGATCGCCGACGGCCGCGAATCCGATCATCACCGAACGAGGGAACGGCCAGGGCTGACTGCCCAGGTAGTGGACGTCGCGGACGTCGACACCCACCTCTTCCTTGATCTCCCGGACGACGCACGTCTCGAGTGACTCACCGGCCTCGACGAATCCGGCCAGGATGGAGAATCGCCGCGGCGGCCACGTGGGTTGCCGGGCCAGCAGGACGCGATCCCCGCCGTCGTGGACCAGACAGATGACCGCCGGATCGGTGCGGGGAAACTCCTCGTGCCCGGTACTCGTCGAAATCCGCGACCACCCCGACATGGTCGGCTCGGACGGCGCGCCGTCGAGGGCGCTGAAGCCGGCGCTGTCGTGCCAGTTGAGCATCGCCAGCGCGCCGGTGAGCAACCCCGCGTCGGCGTCGTCCAGGGTCCCGCCCAGAATCCGGAGGTCGGCCAGCTCGCCGGTCAGCGCCTGCACCCGGACCGCCCACACGTGCCGGTCCTTGCGGACCCCGAGGAAGACCGCGCCCGGTTGCGGCTCGGGGCCGAGTTCGGTGGCCTCGGCGAAGACCAGTCCGTCGTCCCCCACCCGCACCTGTCCGCGGTGGTTGACGCGCAGCAACTGCGCCTCCGGCCAGCCTGCCCGCAACGCGTTCGTGTCCGAACGCAATTCCTCGGCCCGCCCGACAGCGGAACGGGACAGGAGCGGGGTTTCGTTCAACCGGAATGCAGTCACGTCGTCGACACTACTGCCGATCAGTTAGTGACCCTACGGATGTACAGCAGTCGGTCGTTCTCCTCGATCGAATCGACCTCCGGTGAGCCGACCCGGATCAACCGGCCGTCCCGCACGACACCGAGCACGATGTCCGCGAGGTGGCGTGGGGAGCCGCCGATCTCGTCTCGCTCCACGGAGCGCTCGGCGATCGCGAACCCGGCCTCCGGGGTGAGCAGATCCTCCATCATCTCGACGACGCTGGGCGTCTTCGTCGCGATGCCGAGGAGTCGGCCCGCCGTCTCCGAGGACACGACCACCGAGTCGGCGCCGGACTGCCGGAGCAGATGCGTGTTCTCCGATTCCCGGATGGCCGCCACGATCTTGGCCTTCGGGGCGATCTCGCGCGCCGTCAGCGTCACCAGCACCGCCGTGTCGTCGCGGTTGGCCGCGACGATGATCGCCGACGCGTTCTGCGCGCCCGCCAACCGCAGGACGTCCGACTTGGTGGCGGACCCGTGGACCGTCACCAGTCCCTTGCTGGCCGCCGAATCGAGCACGGCATGGTCGGTGTCCACCACCACGATCTCCGACGGCGGAACATCGTCTCCGAGCATCGCGTCGATCGCGGTGCGTCCCTTCGTTCCGTAGCCGATCACCACGGTGTGATTGCGCACGTGCTGCCTCCAACGCTGGATTTTGAACGCCTGCCGGGAGCTCTCCGTGAGCGCGGAGAGGGTCGTACCGACCAGGACGATGAGGAAGAAGATTCGAAGGGGCGTGATCAGGAGGACGTTCACGAGTCGCGCGCCTGGCGTGAACGGCGTGATGTCGCCATACCCCGTCGTCGACAACGACACCGTCGCGTAGTAGATGCAGTCGAGCAACGACAATTCGTTGTCCTGCACGTCGCGATAGCCTTCGCGGTCGATGTAGACGATGAGGACCGCCAACGCCAACGCCGCCAGGGCGATACCCACCCGGCGGTAGATCGCCCGCGCCGGACTGGTCTGCAGCTCCGGGATCCGCAGCACACCCACCAATGCGAAATCCGGCCGGTCGGTGAGGGTGTCCGACCTGCTCAATCTCTCACGCAGCCTACCGGCCATATGTTTGTCTCCACGTTGCACCGAACTCCGACATCGGCTGGCAGCCTAACCCCGATTGCCCCACCGGTGACACGTCGGAGCCTCGTTGTCGCGAACCGGGCGGTTCGGGCAAGCTGGCGTCATGCAACGAGAGAGCCACACTCCGCGACCGAGCCAGAAGCCCGCACTGCGCCTTGCCGCGCTGTTGCTCGGCGCCGGCACCATGCACTTCGTCGCGCCCGAGTTCTTCGATTCCACGGTGCCCACCCAATTGCCGGGCGAGGCGCGCACCTACACCTATGTGTCCGGGGTCGCAGAACTCGCGATCGGCACCGCGCTGGCGGTGCCGCGAACCCGCAGGCTCGGTGGCGGCCTCGCCGCGCTGCTCTTCGTCGCCGTCTTCCCCGCCAATATCAACATGGCGGCCGACTGGCTGAGGAGTTCCAAGACGACCACCGTGCAGAAAGCCGGTGCGGTGCTGCGACTTCCGTTGCAGATCCCGCTGGTTACCGAGGCGCTGAAGGCTCGGCGTCAGGCCTGAGTTCCTCCCCTGCGCCGGCCGACCGGATGAGGTGGGCGAGCGCGTCGGCGTCGGGTAGACGCTCCGGCGCGATCGTCCGCCCGGTCCGCACGTAGTGGAACGCGGCGCGCACCTGCTCGATCGGCACGTCCATCAGTTCGGACCAGGCCAACCGGTAGGCGGCCAACTGCATCACCACGGCCTCCTCGTTGGCCGCGCTCGGTTCGGCGCCGGTCTTCCAGTCGATCACCGTCCACCCGCCGTCGGGATCGGCGAACACCGCGTCGATCCGACCGCGGAGCACCGTACCCGCCACCGACGTCTCGAACGGCACCTCGACCTCCGTCGGGTTGCGGTCGGCCCAGGACGAACGCAGGAACGCGTCCTGCAAGGTCGCGAGATCGGTGTCGGGTCCCGCACCCGTGTCGGCGGCACCGGGGAGTTCGTCGAGGTCCAGCAGCCGGGTGGCCCCGAAGCGGCGCTCCACCCAGGCGTGGAATGCGGTGCCGCGCCGGGCGAGCGGATTGGGTGGGAACGGCAGCGGTCGCCGGAGCCGGGCAGCCAGAGCGTCCGGGTCGGCCTCGAGTTCGACGAGCTGGCTCACCGACAGCTGGCCGGGCAGCACCACTTCGGTGCGGGCGTTCGCTCGCGCTTCCCGCTCCGCGAGCAGGGCATCGACGTCGGCTGCCCACTTCTCGGGATCGTC
It includes:
- a CDS encoding MauE/DoxX family redox-associated membrane protein, coding for MQRESHTPRPSQKPALRLAALLLGAGTMHFVAPEFFDSTVPTQLPGEARTYTYVSGVAELAIGTALAVPRTRRLGGGLAALLFVAVFPANINMAADWLRSSKTTTVQKAGAVLRLPLQIPLVTEALKARRQA
- a CDS encoding TrkA family potassium uptake protein, which encodes MAGRLRERLSRSDTLTDRPDFALVGVLRIPELQTSPARAIYRRVGIALAALALAVLIVYIDREGYRDVQDNELSLLDCIYYATVSLSTTGYGDITPFTPGARLVNVLLITPLRIFFLIVLVGTTLSALTESSRQAFKIQRWRQHVRNHTVVIGYGTKGRTAIDAMLGDDVPPSEIVVVDTDHAVLDSAASKGLVTVHGSATKSDVLRLAGAQNASAIIVAANRDDTAVLVTLTAREIAPKAKIVAAIRESENTHLLRQSGADSVVVSSETAGRLLGIATKTPSVVEMMEDLLTPEAGFAIAERSVERDEIGGSPRHLADIVLGVVRDGRLIRVGSPEVDSIEENDRLLYIRRVTN
- the nudC gene encoding NAD(+) diphosphatase, with product MTAFRLNETPLLSRSAVGRAEELRSDTNALRAGWPEAQLLRVNHRGQVRVGDDGLVFAEATELGPEPQPGAVFLGVRKDRHVWAVRVQALTGELADLRILGGTLDDADAGLLTGALAMLNWHDSAGFSALDGAPSEPTMSGWSRISTSTGHEEFPRTDPAVICLVHDGGDRVLLARQPTWPPRRFSILAGFVEAGESLETCVVREIKEEVGVDVRDVHYLGSQPWPFPRSVMIGFAAVGDPDAPLTFPDGEIAEARWFTRDEVRTALELGDWASDGDAPLLLPGSISIARGIIESWAGAASAS
- a CDS encoding mycoredoxin; this translates as MTATDTPALTIYSTTWCGYCRRLKTQLDESGIGYVEIDIEDDPASAEFVGSVNGGNHVVPTVKFADGSTATNPSLSQVKKLLGV